Proteins from one Oscillatoria nigro-viridis PCC 7112 genomic window:
- the kaiC gene encoding circadian clock protein KaiC, protein MEKIKELQLSKCPTGIQGLDEITDGGLPQGRPTLICGSAGSGKTLFGVEFLVRGATLYGEPGVLVTFEETASEITKNVASLGWNLNQLIAEGKILIDHIYIDPSEIEETGEYDLEAIFLRLGYAIDKIGAKRVVLDTIEVLFAGLANANIVRAEVRRLFHWLKDRGLTAAITGERGDRTLTRQGLEEYVSDCVIKLDQKTFQDIATRTLQVVKYRGSRHSNNEYPFLIEENGISVLPLTSLKLDHVVSNERISTGIAQLDEMFGGQGYYRGSSILVTGRAGTGKTTLASYFARATCHRGERCLYLATEESPQQIIRNLNSIGVDLAPYVEQGLLQFDAVRPTNYNLEMRLFKIHSWVKKFQPSTIVVDPMSNLILSGSFMQTKSFFLRLIDYLKSQGITIFLTDLTPGDADQDHEQTEMGISSLMDTWLELQTLKVNGERNRILYALKSRGMKHSNQVREFIITNEGVNLVEVYLGEGNVLTGTERLTQELKEQSAYKKRQQNFELKKREYEQEKKVLQAQIDALQMQLLNRDAELDLLIQEEQEEENAVLENRTFMGRLRHLNP, encoded by the coding sequence ATGGAGAAAATTAAAGAGTTACAATTATCCAAATGCCCAACGGGAATTCAGGGACTCGATGAAATCACAGATGGAGGCTTGCCCCAAGGCCGACCAACCTTAATCTGCGGGTCAGCGGGTTCCGGTAAGACCTTATTTGGTGTGGAGTTTCTCGTGCGCGGAGCAACGCTGTACGGAGAACCAGGCGTTTTAGTCACCTTTGAAGAAACTGCATCAGAAATCACCAAAAACGTCGCCTCTTTAGGGTGGAATTTAAATCAGTTAATTGCTGAAGGTAAAATATTAATAGATCATATTTATATTGACCCCAGCGAAATTGAGGAAACAGGAGAATATGACCTAGAAGCCATATTTCTTCGTCTCGGCTATGCGATCGACAAAATTGGCGCTAAACGGGTGGTTTTAGACACGATAGAAGTCTTGTTTGCTGGTTTAGCCAATGCCAACATAGTCCGAGCAGAAGTACGCCGTTTATTTCATTGGTTAAAAGACCGAGGTCTGACAGCCGCGATCACAGGGGAGCGAGGAGATCGCACCTTAACCCGTCAAGGTTTAGAAGAATACGTTTCGGATTGCGTGATCAAATTAGATCAAAAAACGTTTCAAGACATCGCCACAAGAACCCTTCAAGTTGTCAAGTATCGCGGCTCTCGTCACAGTAATAATGAATATCCTTTTTTAATTGAAGAAAATGGCATTTCGGTCTTACCCCTTACTTCATTAAAATTAGACCATGTGGTTTCTAATGAGCGCATCTCAACGGGGATCGCGCAACTTGATGAAATGTTTGGCGGGCAGGGCTACTATCGGGGTAGCAGTATTCTTGTCACAGGCAGGGCTGGAACGGGGAAAACAACGCTGGCATCTTATTTTGCCCGAGCAACCTGCCACAGAGGCGAACGGTGTTTATATCTCGCCACAGAAGAATCCCCTCAACAAATTATCCGCAATTTAAACTCGATTGGTGTGGACTTAGCCCCCTATGTAGAGCAGGGATTGTTGCAATTTGATGCGGTACGTCCCACTAACTACAATTTAGAAATGCGTTTGTTTAAAATCCATAGCTGGGTCAAAAAATTTCAACCAAGCACGATCGTCGTCGATCCGATGAGCAATCTCATTTTGAGTGGAAGCTTTATGCAAACAAAAAGCTTTTTTCTGCGTTTGATTGACTATTTAAAGAGCCAAGGAATCACCATTTTTTTGACAGATTTAACGCCCGGTGATGCTGACCAAGACCACGAACAGACAGAAATGGGTATTTCCTCTCTGATGGATACTTGGTTAGAGCTCCAAACGCTCAAGGTGAATGGGGAGCGCAATCGGATTCTCTATGCCCTCAAATCTCGCGGCATGAAGCACTCCAATCAAGTACGGGAATTTATCATCACCAATGAAGGCGTAAACTTGGTCGAGGTTTACTTGGGAGAGGGCAACGTATTAACAGGAACGGAAAGACTCACTCAAGAACTAAAGGAACAATCTGCCTATAAAAAACGCCAACAGAATTTTGAACTCAAAAAACGCGAGTACGAACAAGAGAAAAAAGTATTACAAGCTCAGATAGATGCTCTACAAATGCAATTGCTCAATCGAGATGCGGAGTTAGATTTGCTGATTCAAGAAGAACAAGAGGAAGAA